From Cannabis sativa cultivar Pink pepper isolate KNU-18-1 chromosome 8, ASM2916894v1, whole genome shotgun sequence, a single genomic window includes:
- the LOC115723746 gene encoding uncharacterized protein LOC115723746, giving the protein METLTRWWKSLWILSIPPKIRHFIFRLAQNSIPTAENLYHRHCLSSPVCPRCNLCYESVQHALFECKFMKKAWSGTFFNSAIKGIKHLNMLDIILYIQLNFSKDAFNLFLCMLWKCWNARNAAVFRNQESKPMRIEQEAQDYLDFYQAAQDKRRTQTQSTTDLNLLAWEPPPVGTLKLNTDAAVFTHQNRTGGGALVRDHSGKVLAATTFNRMGQMQPQVAEGWVLLEGLKWCRDNGLNIQHIEVDCKNLLTDLQSTNENLSSYGTIINAIRRMLSSLPTVTLHHTRRQGNTEAHNLAQMSIGLDNTWSWNSQDPYPFLL; this is encoded by the coding sequence ATGGAAACCCTCACCCGTTGGTGGAAGTCCCTCTGGATTCTCTCAATACCTCCTAAGATTAGACACTTTATTTTTAGGCTTGCTCAAAACTCCATTCCTACTGCTGAAAATCTTTATCATAGGCACTGCCTTAGCTCTCCTGTTTGTCCTAGATGTAATCTTTGTTATGAGTCAGTGCAGCATGCTTTGTTTGAGTGTAAGTTTATGAAGAAGGCTTGGTCAGGTACGTTTTTCAACTCTGCCATTAAGGGCATCAAACACTTGAACATGTTAGATATCATTTTATACATACAGCTTAATTTTTCCAAAGATGCCTTTAACCTTTTTCTTTGCATGTTATGGAAGTGTTGGAATGCAAGAAATGCAGCTGTTTTCAGGAACCAAGAGTCGAAGCCAATGCGCATTGAACAAGAAGCTCAAGACTATTTGGACTTTTATCAAGCAGCTCAGGATAAGCGGAGGACACAGACCCAATCTACCACAGACCTTAACCTTTTGGCTTGGGAACCGCCACCAGTGGGCACCCTCAAACTCAATACGGATGCTGCTGTATTTACTCACCAGAACAGAACAGGAGGTGGGGCTCTAGTTCGTGATCACTCTGGAAAAGTACTTGCAGCAACAACCTTCAATCGAATGGGACAGATGCAACCTCAAGTAGCAGAAGGCTGGGTTTTGTTGGAAGGTCTTAAATGGTGTCGTGACAATGGACTTAACATTCAACATATCGAAGTGGATTGTAAAAACCTCCTCACGGATCTACAATCAACCAATGAAAATCTTTCAAGCTATGGAACCATCATCAATGCTATTCGACGGATGTTATCTTCGCTTCCCACTGTAACCCTTCACCACACTAGGCGGCAAGGGAATACAGAAGCTCATAATTTGGCACAAATGTCCATAGGGTTAGATAACACATGGAGTTGGAATAGCCAAGACCCCTACCCTTTTCTCCTCTAA